Proteins encoded in a region of the Flammeovirga yaeyamensis genome:
- a CDS encoding CHAT domain-containing protein → MMKIYTTFLLCCLFFILTATPSKADRVNDKIDNLLKISQKYADDGEYKKALEWNDKAIEIAKKRDSALIDLLYYRAKYQLVLSNLQEFEETTAAFLEISKKRKNASFGYAYNLLRASSLYLEYSDVVTAQGMYQKAIEILDNDPKLIKLAERGKDDDLLRAKVKTELYLSLGYYDSAQTSLTHYQLTAEEFYKSSGQTIYQSRSNKHQDVKFSSREKKRLKREYAFSKTLEGKLYRLIGDYNMADSVLLSTETWIETNIRKDDESYISNFHERTLNIIESKIDPILPKKMLEKNIYRAERVLGISHQLYFKIQEDLVDYYAWQRFHFKGEKTQWDFDTNTSLYFGKNSIQQACSNRLAAKDDYLRGNFERAGKILEEVFNEGQLPKNHKEYILANQLLYKVALALEEEEVAQKALDNYVLHTEKNYGKESLAYHIAKVDEATYLTMHSDKFEKADELFTEHLPVIKERLSPHHYKRLQAEKERANYYALMGDTQKAAELSASIKKAYADYYGTDHLEYINGLQGTAAFAIDLGEYADADAQITEMLNLYDSHTYRKGTQNVVHATALETAARFQVLTGQYDIASQNLSKANRLSKNSPDKVASSSFDDTQAQIYLKKEYFSNAERIINKSIEHRTARFGDHSRLLIVPYTQLARLSYLKGDYIKADSIAQSAHEISIEIFGEDTKQDIEPLEVKAEIAIAMGNYELAQEYTQKKLEITKKVYGERHTEVAKGYTNLALIGLYMGYPAEEVMHLFKDAVNIVAIQLGKDNPVFAITLKNLALAKIEVGEYAEAEDLLKEANKIWIDKLKTENNTNTAEITLLLGDLEMKREFYGQAEDHYNLSQKIYSKIFTKDHPLYVKSTLKRSQAYYAAGSYNKALKYASIALDQNEIFIREYFPTLSAKEKAKYWKSIQNDYNYFYSLTNTYQKKKLYGKMYDYALQTKPLLLSSSVKIRTQIQNSGDSTLIKDFENWVEKKELLTKVFAMSIEQRLEEGINIKNLEKEINVLEKELSARSSVFNNRISERISWKDIQKNLADGEAAVEIVRFRNFTNVFTDSVMYAALILTPKTKTAPVFKIIPNGNMIETEGLGYYKTNLIFGFPDEESYAAFWKPINEVVGDGTKVYFSSDGVYNQINLESIPVNLDKGTYIIDQNNIVLTSSTAEILSEQEDKKDNMNVSLFGNPVFYKDLTPDQYNQYTVRPITQLPGTYKEVKALDKLLSSEDHTNDQVFLNKDATETAVKGLTSPRVFHIATHGFFLDDLESNNTKSLFNTQQDINPLLRSGLLLTNAGDLMDTDNVYAFNKEEGVLTAYEAMNLNFDETELVVLSACETGKGDNKVGEGVYGLQRAFLVAGADNIIMSLFEVSDEATQKLMISFYHLWLKEGHNKRDAFALAKKQLREEYPEPKYWGAFIMIGKI, encoded by the coding sequence ATGATGAAGATTTACACTACTTTTCTTCTTTGCTGTCTATTCTTTATTTTAACTGCTACACCGTCTAAAGCAGATCGCGTGAACGATAAAATCGACAATCTTTTAAAGATTAGTCAGAAATATGCAGACGATGGTGAATATAAAAAGGCCTTAGAATGGAACGATAAGGCGATAGAAATTGCCAAAAAACGAGACTCTGCGTTAATCGATTTATTGTATTACCGTGCAAAGTATCAATTAGTACTTTCTAATCTACAAGAATTTGAAGAAACAACTGCTGCATTTTTAGAAATCTCTAAAAAACGAAAAAATGCTTCTTTTGGCTATGCCTATAATTTACTACGTGCCTCTTCTTTATATTTAGAATATAGTGATGTAGTAACAGCACAAGGTATGTATCAAAAAGCCATCGAAATACTTGATAATGATCCTAAGTTAATAAAATTAGCAGAGAGAGGTAAAGATGACGATCTACTGAGGGCTAAAGTCAAAACCGAGCTATATTTATCATTAGGTTATTACGATAGTGCTCAAACTTCTTTAACTCACTATCAGTTGACTGCCGAAGAATTTTATAAAAGTAGCGGTCAAACTATTTATCAATCAAGATCGAATAAACACCAAGACGTTAAATTCTCGAGTAGAGAGAAGAAACGTCTAAAAAGAGAATATGCTTTTTCTAAAACATTAGAAGGAAAGCTTTATCGCTTAATTGGCGATTACAATATGGCCGATAGTGTGCTTCTATCTACTGAAACTTGGATTGAAACCAATATCCGTAAAGACGATGAAAGCTATATCAGTAACTTTCATGAACGTACTTTAAATATAATCGAAAGTAAAATCGACCCTATCCTTCCTAAAAAGATGTTAGAAAAAAACATCTATAGAGCGGAAAGAGTGTTAGGAATCAGTCATCAGTTGTACTTTAAGATTCAAGAAGATTTAGTAGACTATTACGCTTGGCAACGTTTTCATTTTAAAGGTGAAAAAACGCAATGGGATTTTGATACCAACACTTCATTATACTTTGGTAAAAACAGTATTCAGCAAGCTTGTTCCAATCGTTTAGCTGCAAAGGACGATTATTTGAGAGGAAATTTTGAGCGTGCTGGAAAAATACTAGAAGAAGTTTTCAACGAAGGTCAACTTCCTAAAAATCATAAAGAATACATCTTGGCAAATCAGTTACTTTATAAAGTAGCTTTAGCTTTAGAAGAGGAAGAAGTTGCTCAGAAAGCTTTGGACAATTATGTATTACACACAGAAAAGAATTACGGTAAAGAGTCACTTGCTTATCACATTGCAAAAGTTGATGAAGCGACCTATTTGACCATGCATTCTGATAAATTTGAAAAAGCAGACGAACTTTTCACTGAACACCTTCCAGTAATAAAGGAGCGTTTGAGTCCTCATCATTACAAAAGATTACAAGCGGAAAAAGAAAGAGCTAATTATTATGCTTTAATGGGCGATACTCAAAAAGCGGCTGAGTTAAGTGCTTCAATCAAAAAAGCTTATGCCGATTATTACGGTACCGACCATTTAGAATACATTAATGGCCTTCAAGGTACAGCTGCTTTTGCAATTGATTTGGGTGAATATGCAGATGCTGATGCTCAGATTACTGAAATGTTGAATTTATATGATAGTCATACTTACCGTAAAGGCACTCAAAACGTTGTTCATGCTACAGCTTTAGAAACAGCGGCAAGATTTCAGGTACTTACCGGGCAATATGATATCGCTTCCCAGAACTTGAGTAAAGCCAATCGTTTATCAAAGAATTCTCCCGATAAAGTGGCTTCATCTTCTTTCGATGACACTCAGGCTCAGATTTACCTAAAGAAAGAATACTTCTCTAATGCAGAGAGAATCATCAATAAATCAATTGAACATAGAACAGCAAGATTTGGTGATCACAGCCGTTTGCTCATAGTTCCATACACTCAGTTGGCCCGACTCTCCTACCTTAAAGGTGATTACATAAAAGCGGATTCGATTGCCCAAAGTGCACACGAAATCAGTATTGAAATCTTTGGAGAGGATACCAAGCAAGACATAGAACCACTTGAGGTGAAAGCAGAAATTGCCATTGCTATGGGTAACTATGAATTGGCGCAAGAGTACACTCAAAAGAAATTAGAGATTACCAAAAAGGTCTATGGCGAACGTCACACTGAAGTGGCAAAAGGCTACACTAACCTAGCTTTAATTGGTCTATACATGGGCTACCCTGCCGAAGAGGTAATGCACCTCTTTAAAGATGCAGTGAACATTGTAGCCATTCAACTAGGAAAAGACAACCCGGTATTTGCTATTACCTTAAAGAACTTGGCTTTAGCAAAAATTGAGGTGGGCGAATATGCAGAAGCTGAAGATCTACTAAAAGAAGCCAATAAGATTTGGATCGATAAATTAAAAACAGAAAACAATACAAATACTGCCGAAATCACTTTACTATTAGGTGATTTAGAAATGAAACGTGAGTTTTATGGACAAGCAGAAGATCATTATAATTTATCTCAAAAGATTTACAGTAAGATCTTTACTAAAGATCATCCACTTTATGTAAAATCTACATTAAAGAGATCTCAAGCTTATTATGCGGCAGGTTCTTATAACAAAGCCTTAAAATATGCGAGTATTGCACTTGATCAGAATGAAATTTTCATCAGAGAATATTTCCCTACTTTAAGTGCTAAAGAGAAGGCTAAATATTGGAAATCGATTCAAAACGATTACAACTATTTTTACTCTCTAACAAACACTTATCAGAAGAAGAAACTTTATGGTAAGATGTACGACTATGCACTTCAAACTAAACCTTTGTTGTTAAGTAGCTCGGTAAAAATCCGTACTCAAATTCAAAATAGTGGTGATTCAACCCTCATTAAAGACTTTGAAAATTGGGTAGAGAAAAAAGAGTTGTTGACGAAGGTGTTTGCCATGTCTATCGAACAACGTTTAGAAGAGGGAATCAATATTAAAAACCTCGAAAAAGAAATTAATGTCCTTGAAAAGGAATTAAGTGCTCGCTCAAGTGTATTTAACAATAGAATTTCAGAACGTATTTCGTGGAAGGATATTCAGAAAAACCTTGCAGATGGTGAAGCAGCTGTAGAGATTGTCCGATTTAGAAACTTCACGAATGTATTTACCGATTCGGTAATGTATGCGGCACTTATTCTTACTCCGAAAACAAAAACGGCTCCTGTCTTTAAAATCATCCCTAATGGCAATATGATAGAAACGGAGGGCTTAGGTTACTATAAAACCAACTTAATTTTTGGTTTCCCAGATGAGGAATCTTATGCTGCATTCTGGAAACCAATTAATGAGGTTGTGGGTGATGGTACTAAAGTGTATTTCTCTTCTGATGGGGTATATAATCAAATAAACTTAGAGTCTATTCCTGTTAACCTTGATAAAGGAACCTACATCATCGACCAAAACAATATTGTACTTACAAGTTCTACGGCTGAAATTCTTTCAGAACAAGAAGATAAAAAAGACAATATGAATGTTTCGTTGTTTGGTAACCCTGTTTTCTACAAAGACCTAACACCTGATCAATATAATCAGTATACTGTTCGTCCGATTACACAGCTTCCTGGTACTTATAAGGAAGTAAAAGCATTGGATAAACTGTTATCATCTGAGGATCATACAAACGATCAAGTATTCTTAAATAAAGACGCAACAGAGACAGCTGTAAAGGGATTAACATCACCTAGAGTGTTCCATATTGCCACTCACGGTTTCTTCTTGGATGACTTGGAAAGTAATAACACAAAATCGCTTTTCAATACGCAACAAGACATCAACCCTTTATTAAGATCGGGTCTATTACTTACCAATGCAGGTGATCTAATGGATACTGATAATGTGTATGCTTTCAACAAAGAAGAAGGTGTATTAACTGCCTACGAAGCAATGAACCTTAATTTCGATGAAACTGAATTGGTCGTATTATCTGCCTGTGAAACAGGTAAAGGTGATAATAAAGTAGGTGAAGGTGTTTATGGTCTTCAAAGAGCCTTTTTAGTAGCGGGTGCTGACAATATTATCATGAGTTTGTTCGAAGTATCTGATGAAGCCACTCAGAAATTAATGATAAGCTTCTATCACCTTTGGCTAAAAGAAGGACATAACAAAAGAGATGCATTTGCTCTTGCCAAAAAACAACTAAGAGAAGAATACCCTGAACCAAAATATTGGGGTGCCTTTATTATGATTGGTAAGATCTAA
- a CDS encoding NUDIX hydrolase — translation MNEYYNSAYKPLLAIDCVIFGYEDGELKVLLTRRKVEPFKGAWGLATGFLHYGESLDYAAERVLKKQTGLDRIYMDQLSTFGEVDRDPVARVISLVYYALIKVDSQDEEILERNQAQWFPITALPKLMFDHETMIQMSWGKLRRKSRYQPIGFELLPEKFTLPELQSLYEAIHQKQFDKRNFRKKILATGLLKKLDEKQKGVSKKGAYYYVFEEGKYDELISQGFNFELKSMAFGS, via the coding sequence ATGAACGAATATTATAACAGTGCATATAAACCACTCTTAGCTATAGATTGTGTAATTTTTGGATACGAAGATGGAGAATTAAAAGTCCTCTTGACTAGAAGAAAAGTAGAACCTTTCAAAGGTGCTTGGGGTCTAGCAACAGGTTTCCTTCATTATGGAGAATCTTTAGATTACGCTGCAGAACGTGTCTTAAAAAAGCAGACAGGTTTAGATAGAATCTATATGGATCAATTAAGTACATTTGGTGAAGTAGACCGTGACCCTGTGGCACGTGTAATTTCATTAGTGTATTACGCATTGATTAAAGTTGATAGCCAAGACGAAGAAATTCTTGAAAGAAACCAAGCACAATGGTTCCCGATTACAGCTTTACCAAAATTAATGTTTGATCATGAAACAATGATTCAAATGTCATGGGGTAAATTGAGAAGAAAGTCGAGATACCAACCTATCGGTTTCGAATTATTACCAGAGAAGTTTACTTTACCTGAATTACAATCGCTTTACGAAGCTATTCACCAAAAGCAATTCGATAAGCGTAACTTCAGAAAGAAAATTTTAGCTACTGGGTTACTTAAAAAATTAGACGAAAAACAAAAAGGTGTGTCCAAGAAAGGGGCCTACTATTATGTTTTCGAAGAAGGTAAATACGACGAGTTGATCTCACAAGGATTTAACTTCGAATTAAAATCTATGGCATTTGGTTCATAG
- a CDS encoding group III truncated hemoglobin produces MKKEIENREDIIVLVNSFYDKVRQHPTLGPFFNEEIKINWDTHLPIMYDFWESNLFSVNKYKGNPVVTHQSVDKVSPIEQKHFGHWLQLWFNTLDEHFEGQNADTLKSRARNMSHMLFMKIFQGRM; encoded by the coding sequence ATGAAAAAAGAAATCGAAAATAGAGAGGACATTATAGTATTGGTCAATAGCTTTTACGACAAAGTGAGACAGCACCCTACTTTAGGTCCTTTTTTTAATGAAGAAATCAAAATTAATTGGGATACTCATCTACCTATTATGTACGACTTTTGGGAAAGTAATCTTTTCTCTGTAAATAAATACAAGGGAAACCCCGTAGTAACTCATCAAAGTGTGGATAAGGTAAGTCCGATTGAACAAAAACATTTTGGACATTGGCTGCAGCTTTGGTTCAATACCTTGGATGAACATTTTGAAGGTCAAAATGCAGACACATTAAAGTCGAGAGCAAGAAATATGTCCCATATGTTATTTATGAAAATCTTTCAGGGAAGAATGTAA
- a CDS encoding SanA/YdcF family protein, which translates to MRIKVKTYIKTSIVLGILSFFLTLYINSYVSEKSSPYILEHDNMTVSCKTGLLLGTSNYLRSGAPNPYFTNRIDAATKLLKEHDIEFVIVSGDNNTNDYNEPKKMYQALVKQGVNKKNIVLDYAGFRTLDSVIRAKEVFGQDRFIIISQKFHIERAIFIARYHGIEAYGYAAEDVPFEKGYWVKYREVLARVKMMLDLYVLKTSPKFLGKEEKVGEE; encoded by the coding sequence ATGAGAATTAAAGTAAAGACGTACATAAAAACTAGCATTGTCCTTGGCATACTTTCATTTTTTCTTACCCTATACATCAATAGCTATGTAAGTGAGAAAAGTAGTCCGTATATCTTGGAACACGACAACATGACGGTTTCTTGTAAAACTGGGTTACTCCTAGGTACAAGTAACTATCTTAGAAGTGGGGCACCAAACCCTTATTTTACGAACAGAATTGATGCTGCTACTAAACTACTTAAAGAACACGATATTGAATTTGTTATTGTAAGTGGTGATAATAATACCAACGATTATAACGAACCAAAAAAAATGTATCAGGCCTTAGTGAAACAAGGTGTGAATAAAAAAAATATTGTCTTAGACTATGCTGGGTTTAGAACATTAGATTCAGTCATAAGAGCAAAAGAGGTATTTGGTCAAGATCGATTTATTATCATCTCCCAAAAGTTTCATATTGAAAGAGCCATCTTTATTGCAAGATATCATGGCATTGAAGCCTATGGCTATGCTGCGGAAGATGTTCCCTTCGAAAAGGGATATTGGGTAAAATATCGTGAAGTACTCGCTCGAGTAAAAATGATGCTTGATCTCTATGTACTAAAGACCTCTCCTAAGTTTTTAGGGAAGGAAGAAAAAGTGGGGGAAGAATAA
- a CDS encoding tetratricopeptide repeat protein, protein MKLLFLYLTTLLLISQVAFSQNWMGDAMQQSQNGEIDKAIASFSKEIDFNLMNDIAYLERAKLYISKGEYDKASEDVDQALSLNAVHPAGYYLKGYIDLAKGKNADAINNFSAAIDLDENYINAYVFRAEAYSNIGNMPKSLADFDTVLKLEPNVGMYYHRRALVEFRMGKIEEAKQDFSKATLFEVGLIDAYTHLAEIYVQQNSFDSAIVVIDKGLIVNPDNIKLLSLQGDTFVHALNYEDAYFAYNRAIQIQPNYAYAHCRRGELNIKTGKLHQAEKDFDKAVKLAPKYSYAFYQRGLLHAYQKRYVSAISDFDSALIYTPNYYSALLEKAKSNLAIRELDDCIATLEKAKEINPNEAYLYTILGNAHLAKKEYKESQEAFSKAIALSPKYGYALQQRGYVNFLLKDFDLALTDLNQSIMLSSNTAKVYSYRGDVYMAKGEFNKGMKDYSKALALYPDFSYVLHQRAWAFIKNNQYDEALHDFQKLDNIGKSKYVDLYGKSVAYMEKGMLIKSNDVLEKAINKYPNYSSAHLLLGFNYAVMGNNAKAQQKIIEIEKLQKDTPELIGVKGIVAYNQKNYKKALKCLNSAIKLNPEDKRLVYFRSLTFSKLGKEEKAQKDLEKATELGFVVNDGLSVTSLK, encoded by the coding sequence ATGAAATTATTATTTCTATATCTTACCACCCTACTTTTAATAAGTCAAGTTGCCTTTTCCCAAAATTGGATGGGAGATGCAATGCAACAATCTCAAAATGGAGAAATAGATAAAGCAATAGCATCTTTTAGTAAAGAGATCGATTTCAATTTAATGAACGATATCGCCTACTTAGAGAGAGCGAAATTATATATTTCAAAAGGGGAATATGATAAAGCAAGTGAAGATGTAGATCAAGCATTATCTCTAAATGCGGTGCATCCGGCAGGTTATTATTTAAAAGGATACATCGACCTAGCCAAAGGTAAAAATGCCGATGCAATTAATAATTTCTCAGCAGCTATTGATTTAGATGAAAATTACATCAATGCTTATGTTTTTAGAGCAGAGGCCTATTCCAATATTGGCAACATGCCTAAAAGTTTAGCAGATTTTGATACAGTTTTAAAATTAGAGCCAAATGTAGGAATGTACTATCACAGAAGAGCGTTGGTAGAATTCCGTATGGGTAAAATTGAGGAAGCCAAACAAGATTTTTCAAAAGCAACATTATTTGAGGTAGGATTAATTGATGCTTATACCCACTTAGCTGAAATCTATGTACAACAAAACAGTTTTGATTCAGCAATTGTAGTGATTGATAAAGGATTGATTGTAAATCCAGATAATATCAAATTATTAAGCTTACAAGGAGATACTTTTGTGCATGCCTTAAATTATGAAGATGCCTATTTTGCTTACAATAGGGCTATCCAAATTCAACCGAATTATGCTTATGCTCATTGTAGAAGAGGAGAGTTGAATATAAAAACAGGTAAGCTACATCAAGCAGAAAAAGATTTTGATAAAGCCGTTAAATTAGCTCCTAAATATAGTTATGCTTTTTATCAAAGAGGATTATTGCATGCGTATCAAAAAAGATATGTATCTGCAATTTCAGACTTTGATTCAGCATTGATTTATACTCCTAACTATTATTCAGCTTTACTAGAGAAAGCAAAATCTAATCTTGCTATCAGAGAATTAGATGACTGTATAGCTACTCTCGAAAAAGCCAAAGAAATCAATCCAAATGAGGCTTACTTATACACGATTTTAGGTAATGCACATTTAGCCAAGAAAGAATACAAAGAATCACAAGAGGCATTCTCAAAAGCCATTGCATTATCACCTAAATATGGGTATGCATTACAGCAAAGAGGGTATGTTAACTTCTTGTTGAAAGATTTTGATTTAGCGTTAACCGACTTAAATCAATCCATTATGCTATCTTCAAACACTGCTAAAGTATATTCATACCGTGGAGATGTATATATGGCGAAAGGAGAATTTAATAAAGGAATGAAGGATTACTCAAAGGCACTAGCTTTGTATCCTGACTTTTCATACGTACTACATCAAAGAGCATGGGCATTCATTAAGAATAATCAATACGATGAAGCTTTGCATGATTTCCAAAAGTTAGACAATATCGGTAAATCAAAATATGTAGACCTTTACGGTAAAAGCGTAGCCTATATGGAAAAAGGGATGTTGATCAAATCAAATGATGTACTTGAAAAAGCCATCAATAAATATCCTAACTATTCTTCTGCTCACTTGTTATTAGGTTTCAACTATGCAGTGATGGGGAATAACGCAAAAGCACAACAAAAAATCATAGAGATTGAAAAGCTTCAAAAAGATACACCAGAACTAATCGGTGTAAAAGGTATTGTGGCTTACAATCAGAAGAACTATAAGAAAGCATTAAAATGCCTTAACTCGGCTATCAAATTAAATCCAGAGGATAAACGTTTGGTATATTTCAGATCTTTGACATTCTCTAAATTAGGCAAAGAAGAAAAAGCACAGAAGGATTTGGAGAAAGCGACAGAACTTGGGTTTGTGGTAAATGATGGGCTTTCTGTTACATCGCTAAAATAA
- a CDS encoding NAD(P)H-dependent oxidoreductase, with the protein MKKVLVINGSQKFMHSKGSLNIHITQFSEDYLKNHPNTEVKVTNIDLGYDIQEEVEKFVWADVIIYHTPIWWFSIPFAFKKYLDEILTNGEGKIYNSDGRHRVDPKLNYGTGGLLKGKEYILTTSWNAPEEAFTLKNEFFEEQSVDAGPMFGFHKMNQFIGISGAFSYHFYDVMKDPHIEENLAEYKELLDSYFGKLG; encoded by the coding sequence ATGAAAAAAGTTTTAGTAATCAACGGATCCCAAAAGTTTATGCACTCTAAAGGATCCCTCAATATCCATATTACACAGTTTTCCGAAGACTATTTAAAGAATCACCCAAACACAGAAGTGAAGGTGACGAATATAGATCTAGGCTATGATATCCAAGAGGAAGTAGAAAAATTCGTTTGGGCGGATGTAATCATTTACCATACTCCAATATGGTGGTTCTCTATTCCATTCGCTTTTAAAAAGTACTTGGATGAAATCCTCACAAATGGTGAAGGAAAAATTTACAATAGTGATGGGAGACACCGTGTTGATCCAAAATTAAATTATGGAACAGGTGGATTACTAAAAGGAAAAGAATACATTTTGACGACATCATGGAATGCTCCAGAAGAAGCATTTACCTTAAAAAATGAGTTCTTCGAAGAACAATCTGTAGATGCAGGCCCAATGTTTGGTTTTCATAAAATGAATCAGTTTATCGGAATTAGCGGTGCATTCTCTTACCACTTTTATGATGTGATGAAAGATCCGCATATTGAGGAGAACTTGGCGGAATATAAAGAACTTTTGGATAGCTATTTTGGAAAGCTGGGGTAG
- a CDS encoding aminotransferase class I/II-fold pyridoxal phosphate-dependent enzyme: protein MASLTKKELQKKYEEYKAQGLALDMTRGKPGVEQLDLSLPMLDLVTSKDYKTVAGADTRNYGGLDGIPEMKEIFKDFLEVSSTDEVIVGGNSSLTLMHDTISHAVTHGFPESKKPWGEQKVKFLCPSPGYDRHFSICEHFGIEMVTVPMTSKGPDMDVVEKLVAEDKSIKGIWVVPKYSNPTGITCSKKTVKRLATMKTAAKDFRIMYDNAYTVHHLSKEQDELANILELAKEAGTENRVLIFGSFSKISFAGAGVAAMGAAKVNIDWMKGHLSMSTIGPDKLNQIRHTRFFKDMKGVEKHMKKHAKIIAPKFEAVIEILEKELGDKGIATWTNPNGGYFISLDVPKGCAKEVVRLAAEAGVKLTAAGATFPYKNDPKDENIRIAPTLPSMGEIKLATRVLAVCVQLAAAKK, encoded by the coding sequence ATGGCTTCACTAACAAAAAAAGAATTACAGAAAAAGTACGAAGAGTACAAAGCACAAGGACTAGCCTTAGACATGACAAGAGGTAAGCCGGGTGTTGAACAATTAGACCTATCGTTACCAATGTTAGACTTGGTAACATCGAAAGATTACAAAACTGTAGCGGGTGCTGATACGCGTAACTACGGTGGTCTTGATGGTATTCCAGAAATGAAAGAAATCTTTAAAGATTTCTTAGAAGTTTCTTCTACTGATGAAGTAATTGTTGGAGGTAACTCTTCTTTAACTTTAATGCATGATACAATTTCTCATGCAGTTACTCACGGTTTCCCAGAAAGTAAAAAACCTTGGGGTGAGCAAAAGGTAAAATTCCTTTGTCCTTCTCCTGGTTACGATCGTCACTTCTCTATCTGTGAGCACTTCGGAATTGAAATGGTTACTGTTCCAATGACATCAAAAGGTCCGGACATGGACGTTGTGGAGAAATTGGTAGCAGAAGATAAATCGATTAAAGGTATTTGGGTTGTTCCAAAATACTCTAACCCTACGGGTATCACTTGTTCTAAGAAAACTGTAAAACGTTTGGCGACAATGAAAACGGCGGCAAAAGACTTCCGTATCATGTACGATAATGCTTATACTGTTCACCACTTATCGAAAGAACAAGACGAATTAGCAAACATCTTAGAGTTAGCCAAAGAAGCAGGTACTGAGAATAGAGTTTTGATCTTCGGTTCATTCTCTAAAATCTCATTTGCTGGTGCAGGTGTTGCTGCTATGGGTGCTGCCAAAGTAAATATCGACTGGATGAAAGGTCATTTATCGATGTCTACAATTGGTCCTGATAAATTAAACCAAATCAGACACACTCGTTTCTTCAAGGATATGAAAGGTGTTGAAAAACACATGAAGAAGCACGCTAAGATTATTGCTCCGAAATTCGAAGCAGTAATCGAAATCTTAGAAAAAGAGCTAGGTGATAAAGGTATCGCTACTTGGACAAATCCAAACGGTGGTTACTTCATCTCATTAGATGTTCCAAAAGGATGTGCAAAAGAAGTAGTACGTTTAGCTGCTGAAGCTGGCGTGAAGTTAACTGCTGCAGGTGCAACGTTCCCATACAAAAACGATCCTAAAGACGAAAATATCAGAATTGCTCCAACTCTTCCTTCAATGGGCGAGATCAAATTAGCAACAAGAGTTCTAGCTGTATGTGTACAGTTGGCTGCTGCTAAGAAGTAA